A genomic stretch from Fusobacteriaceae bacterium includes:
- a CDS encoding PhzF family phenazine biosynthesis protein has protein sequence MRQYVVDAFTDKIFGGNPAAICILDAWIPEELMMKITVENNLSETAFAVKTGEKYHLRWFTPGGEIDLCGHATLACAWVILNYLDTAGNAVVFETLSGDLIVTRRGDFYEMDFPAYDLSPVAVTEQMIEALGATPKEAWMGRDLLCVFEDEAVVRKLTPDLEKVKSLEGLLCHVSASGKDFDCVSRSFAPKLNVSEDPVCGSGHCHIAPYWADKLRKIEITAWQASARGGTLYCRMEGGRVKLGGKAALYSIAELRIL, from the coding sequence ATGAGACAATATGTAGTCGACGCGTTTACGGACAAAATATTTGGCGGAAACCCCGCCGCCATCTGTATTTTGGACGCCTGGATCCCCGAAGAACTCATGATGAAAATTACCGTGGAAAACAACCTGTCCGAGACCGCCTTTGCGGTGAAAACGGGAGAAAAATATCATCTGCGTTGGTTTACGCCGGGCGGCGAAATAGACCTGTGCGGACATGCGACGCTGGCCTGCGCCTGGGTGATTTTGAATTACCTGGATACGGCAGGGAATGCCGTCGTATTTGAGACGCTCAGCGGCGATCTGATCGTTACCCGGCGTGGGGATTTTTATGAGATGGATTTTCCGGCCTATGACCTGAGCCCGGTCGCCGTGACGGAACAAATGATTGAGGCCCTCGGCGCCACGCCAAAAGAAGCCTGGATGGGCAGAGACCTCCTGTGCGTGTTTGAGGACGAAGCCGTCGTAAGGAAGCTGACTCCGGATTTGGAGAAAGTGAAATCGCTGGAGGGCTTACTTTGTCATGTAAGCGCTTCGGGCAAGGACTTTGACTGCGTATCTCGCTCATTTGCCCCGAAATTAAATGTTTCCGAAGATCCCGTATGCGGCTCCGGACATTGTCACATCGCGCCATATTGGGCTGACAAATTACGAAAAATTGAAATCACGGCCTGGCAGGCGTCGGCCCGGGGCGGTACACTTTATTGCAGGATGGAGGGCGGCAGGGTGAAACTCGGCGGCAAAGCGGCGCTCTATTCCATAGCGGAACTGAGGATACTATGA
- a CDS encoding MFS transporter produces MIRDKAKMNALFHILLLTLAGSFVYAMYSGIRGNYGIMLRSIIDHSGISFASVSFILAVGQLIYGLVQPAFGILAAKYGSAVAFVSGMILTVTGLFFVPYCKSPASLMLCLGIVLPAGTGAVSYGLVIGTVTPGLPPGTVPTISGVVNASSGIGNTVLSPVIDRLIRIGGLPHSMRMLTIPTFLTLPVALLMIRSRKSTRQVEEAENSASPASTTKISAREMLAPALRNKTYLRLMAGFFTCGFHMALITNHLPTQIRSFGFSSEATAYAFSIYGIITMVSSIASGNLCGRFKMKTVLGCFYGLRPLTILAFLLVPKTLFTVTLFTALFGISGAATVPPISGLVRKVFGITSLATLYGFVFFIHQIGGFFGAWLGGLCYNLTGSYTGIWMVAAVFGAFASIISFAVED; encoded by the coding sequence ATGATACGCGACAAAGCAAAAATGAACGCCTTGTTTCACATTCTGCTGTTGACGCTGGCCGGCAGCTTTGTTTACGCCATGTATTCGGGCATCCGGGGCAACTACGGCATCATGCTTCGTTCCATTATCGACCATTCAGGCATTTCTTTCGCTTCCGTCAGTTTTATTCTCGCGGTGGGGCAACTGATCTACGGGTTGGTGCAACCGGCCTTCGGGATCTTGGCCGCCAAATACGGGAGCGCGGTAGCTTTTGTTTCCGGTATGATCCTGACGGTCACAGGGCTCTTTTTCGTCCCATACTGCAAATCCCCGGCCTCTCTGATGTTGTGTCTCGGCATCGTCCTTCCGGCCGGAACGGGCGCCGTTTCCTACGGCCTTGTCATCGGGACGGTCACGCCCGGGCTTCCTCCGGGAACCGTGCCGACCATATCGGGCGTCGTCAATGCCAGCAGCGGCATTGGCAATACGGTCCTCTCTCCGGTCATTGACCGCCTGATCCGGATCGGGGGTCTCCCCCACAGCATGCGGATGTTGACGATCCCGACTTTTCTGACTTTGCCTGTGGCGCTGCTTATGATCAGAAGCCGGAAATCCACCCGTCAGGTCGAGGAGGCGGAAAATTCAGCGTCTCCCGCCTCCACGACTAAAATCAGCGCTCGGGAGATGCTCGCTCCGGCGTTGCGGAACAAGACCTATCTTCGCCTGATGGCGGGCTTTTTCACCTGCGGATTCCATATGGCCCTGATTACGAATCATTTGCCGACGCAAATCCGTTCCTTCGGCTTTTCTTCGGAGGCGACCGCCTACGCCTTCTCGATCTACGGGATCATAACGATGGTTTCTTCCATCGCCAGCGGCAATTTATGCGGAAGGTTCAAAATGAAAACTGTTTTGGGATGCTTTTACGGATTACGGCCGCTGACCATTCTGGCTTTTCTCCTTGTTCCCAAGACCTTGTTTACCGTGACGCTCTTTACGGCGTTGTTCGGGATTTCCGGGGCCGCGACGGTTCCGCCGATATCGGGCCTTGTCCGGAAGGTCTTCGGGATAACGTCCCTTGCCACGCTGTATGGATTTGTTTTCTTCATTCATCAGATCGGCGGTTTTTTCGGCGCTTGGCTGGGGGGACTCTGCTACAACCTGACGGGATCCTATACGGGCATTTGGATGGTAGCGGCCGTATTCGGCGCCTTCGCGTCAATCATCAGTTTTGCGGTTGAGGATTAA
- the argC gene encoding N-acetyl-gamma-glutamyl-phosphate reductase codes for MFKVFIDGKEGTTGLRIFERFKGRDDIEVLEISDELRKNTDERIKKIAESDVTFLCLPDAASKEIAALTESAATIIIDASTAFRCDDSWAYGLPELTPDYLEKLKKAKRISVPGCHATGAIAIIAPLVLHNIVGKNYPFVVNSLTGYSGGGKKMIAEYENPHDAELDAPRVYGLSQTHKHLPEITKHCGLEEGPIFMPIVAPYYAGMLTSVGIHTQKKVTLAQMHALFQKHYADQRFITVADLSETPAMLGSNTLAGKDGLRIWLCGNDERITIHAQFDNLGKGASGAAIQCMNIALGIDPAKGLDL; via the coding sequence ATGTTCAAAGTTTTTATCGACGGCAAAGAAGGAACAACAGGCTTGAGAATTTTTGAGCGTTTCAAGGGAAGGGACGACATCGAGGTCCTGGAGATCTCAGACGAGCTCAGGAAGAATACCGACGAGCGGATCAAGAAAATCGCCGAATCCGACGTCACGTTCCTCTGTCTGCCCGACGCGGCGTCCAAAGAAATCGCCGCCCTGACCGAAAGCGCCGCCACGATCATTATCGACGCGTCGACGGCCTTCCGCTGCGACGACAGCTGGGCCTACGGCCTGCCCGAGCTCACGCCGGACTATCTGGAAAAACTGAAAAAAGCCAAACGGATCAGCGTGCCGGGCTGTCACGCCACAGGGGCCATCGCCATTATCGCCCCGCTGGTTTTGCACAACATCGTCGGGAAGAACTATCCCTTTGTGGTCAATTCCCTGACCGGGTATTCGGGCGGCGGCAAAAAAATGATCGCCGAATACGAAAACCCGCATGACGCGGAATTGGACGCGCCCCGGGTCTACGGCCTGTCCCAGACCCATAAGCATTTGCCGGAAATCACCAAACATTGCGGTCTCGAAGAAGGCCCGATCTTTATGCCCATCGTCGCCCCCTACTACGCCGGGATGCTGACCTCCGTGGGCATCCACACCCAGAAAAAAGTCACGCTGGCGCAGATGCACGCGCTCTTCCAAAAGCACTACGCCGACCAGCGCTTTATCACGGTGGCGGATCTTTCGGAAACGCCCGCCATGCTTGGATCCAACACCCTCGCCGGCAAAGACGGACTCAGGATCTGGCTCTGCGGCAACGACGAACGGATCACGATCCACGCCCAGTTTGACAATCTCGGCAAAGGGGCCAGCGGAGCGGCCATTCAGTGCATGAACATCGCCCTCGGCATCGACCCCGCCAAAGGACTTGACTTGTAA
- a CDS encoding DUF6364 family protein, which yields MNRKLTLSMNENIIQFMHGYTKKTNSSISRIVENYFLELMKREENKDPADPLGLCGVLKHMAHKPDKKGIRRMFHEDHLD from the coding sequence ATGAATCGGAAATTAACGTTAAGTATGAATGAAAATATTATTCAGTTTATGCATGGTTATACAAAAAAGACGAATTCTTCCATTTCAAGAATTGTGGAAAACTATTTTTTGGAATTGATGAAGCGAGAGGAAAATAAAGATCCTGCTGATCCTTTGGGGTTATGCGGCGTTCTGAAACACATGGCGCATAAGCCGGATAAGAAAGGTATCAGGAGGATGTTCCATGAAGACCATCTTGATTGA
- a CDS encoding MgtC/SapB family protein has product MIKEFVVDLTTKDILIRLGLAVLVGGVIGYEREYKKRPAGFRTHILVCLGAALVSLISDQLRINVFSMYLANPAMGSQVRTDVGRIGAQVISGIGFLGAGTIMSDKGSIKGLTTAASIWATGCIGLAVGWGFYLLAILSAAAILMTLIFMKAFETKYIGRKLNSKLLIRYKTPITNARIIVNTYKIFDEYALRIRDSEKNHEDNSILYTVMTQKGDKLTALSGTLFELEEIESVEILD; this is encoded by the coding sequence ATGATAAAAGAATTTGTAGTGGATTTGACCACAAAAGACATCCTGATCCGGCTCGGTCTGGCGGTTCTGGTCGGCGGCGTCATCGGCTATGAAAGAGAATACAAAAAAAGGCCCGCGGGATTCCGGACCCATATTCTCGTGTGTCTGGGGGCGGCGCTGGTTTCTCTGATTTCGGATCAACTGCGGATCAACGTATTTTCCATGTATCTCGCCAATCCCGCCATGGGCTCCCAAGTCCGGACCGACGTGGGCCGGATCGGCGCCCAGGTCATCAGCGGCATAGGATTTTTGGGGGCGGGGACGATCATGAGCGACAAGGGCTCCATCAAAGGGCTCACGACTGCGGCCTCCATCTGGGCCACCGGCTGTATCGGTCTCGCCGTGGGCTGGGGCTTTTATCTGCTGGCGATCCTGTCGGCGGCGGCGATCCTGATGACGCTGATCTTCATGAAGGCCTTCGAGACAAAATACATCGGCCGCAAACTCAACTCAAAGCTCCTGATCCGGTACAAGACGCCCATCACCAACGCGCGGATCATCGTCAACACCTACAAGATCTTCGACGAATACGCGCTCCGGATCCGGGACAGCGAAAAAAATCATGAAGACAACAGTATTCTTTATACGGTCATGACTCAAAAAGGGGATAAGTTAACGGCATTGTCGGGGACGCTCTTCGAACTTGAAGAAATCGAGTCCGTGGAAATACTTGATTAA
- a CDS encoding DsbA family protein produces MSKVQVFYDYACPFCREGLKLFEELVKTRTDLEIEWIPTEAHPRPENVHPHSDRCSEAWYVAKELGVDPWAFHDAMYKGYFDDRRNVEFVDEVAACVKGLADPVKFKEILESGAYAAKPGENNDLAYEKSGVWVLPAFRMDGKKLDATGGVGVSSAQIRAFLG; encoded by the coding sequence ATGTCAAAAGTACAGGTTTTTTATGATTACGCGTGCCCTTTTTGCAGAGAGGGCCTGAAGCTCTTTGAGGAACTGGTAAAGACGCGGACGGACCTGGAGATCGAGTGGATCCCCACGGAAGCCCATCCGCGCCCGGAAAATGTTCATCCCCATTCGGACCGCTGTTCCGAGGCCTGGTATGTCGCAAAGGAACTGGGCGTCGACCCCTGGGCCTTTCATGACGCCATGTACAAGGGCTATTTTGACGACAGGAGAAACGTCGAGTTCGTGGACGAAGTGGCGGCCTGCGTCAAAGGGCTCGCGGATCCCGTCAAATTCAAAGAAATCCTCGAAAGCGGCGCATACGCCGCGAAGCCCGGAGAAAACAACGACCTCGCCTATGAAAAAAGCGGCGTGTGGGTTCTTCCCGCCTTTCGCATGGACGGAAAAAAGCTTGACGCCACAGGCGGCGTCGGCGTCTCATCGGCGCAGATCCGGGCATTTTTGGGGTAA
- a CDS encoding PIN domain-containing protein translates to MKTILIDINVFLDYLFQRGEYESAKIVLGLCFEKKLRGCVCAHEITTLSYFLERENKSRSENIGILSKILAAFQVLEVNKSILERALFSGIKDYEDAVIVESARKNGVEYIISENTDDFLESSVQTVTARAFCDMEKLATS, encoded by the coding sequence ATGAAGACCATCTTGATTGACATCAATGTTTTCTTGGATTACCTGTTTCAACGAGGGGAGTATGAAAGCGCAAAAATTGTGCTTGGATTGTGCTTTGAAAAGAAATTGCGCGGCTGTGTTTGCGCACATGAAATTACGACATTGTCTTATTTTTTGGAAAGAGAAAACAAAAGCAGGAGTGAAAATATCGGAATTCTTTCAAAGATACTTGCTGCTTTCCAAGTGTTGGAAGTAAATAAATCCATCTTGGAACGGGCGTTGTTTTCAGGAATCAAAGATTATGAAGATGCTGTCATTGTAGAATCCGCAAGAAAAAATGGCGTTGAATATATTATTTCAGAGAATACGGATGATTTTCTGGAAAGTTCCGTACAGACAGTTACAGCGAGAGCTTTTTGTGATATGGAAAAGCTTGCTACTTCGTAG
- the argF gene encoding ornithine carbamoyltransferase: MKHLLKIADLSESEIIDILNLADQLKYEKKHGIPHRHLEGKTLGMIFQKSSTRTRVSFEVGMCELGGNAVVLSVGELQMGRGEPIQDTARVLSRYLDGIMIRTYDQKDLEDLVQYGSIPIINGLTDYAHPCQVLADLMTIREYKDSFKGLKVGFIGDGFNMANSLAFGCVKVGSQFVLASPKEYQIKDDVLEQLKPYGDLFSMTEDVMEAAKDADVLITDVWASLGQESETQKRRVAFKGYQINDDVLAAAKPDVMIQHCLPAHREEEITTKIFEDHAAEIFDEAENRIHAQKAVLVKLLGKKAE; this comes from the coding sequence ATGAAGCATCTGCTGAAAATCGCGGATCTGTCGGAAAGCGAAATTATCGATATCCTCAATCTCGCGGATCAACTGAAATATGAAAAAAAGCACGGTATTCCCCACAGACACCTGGAAGGGAAGACGCTGGGGATGATTTTTCAAAAGTCTTCGACCCGGACAAGGGTGTCTTTCGAGGTCGGCATGTGCGAGCTGGGCGGAAACGCCGTCGTCCTTTCCGTAGGGGAGCTGCAGATGGGCAGGGGCGAACCGATCCAGGACACGGCCCGGGTGCTCTCCCGCTATCTCGACGGCATCATGATCCGGACCTATGACCAGAAAGATCTTGAGGATCTGGTGCAATACGGCTCGATTCCCATCATCAACGGCCTGACCGATTACGCCCATCCCTGCCAGGTGCTGGCGGACCTTATGACGATCCGGGAATACAAGGATTCCTTCAAGGGCCTCAAAGTGGGCTTTATCGGGGACGGCTTCAACATGGCCAATTCGCTGGCCTTCGGCTGCGTTAAGGTCGGGAGTCAATTTGTCCTCGCGTCCCCGAAGGAATACCAGATCAAAGACGATGTCCTTGAGCAATTGAAGCCCTACGGGGATCTGTTCTCCATGACCGAGGACGTCATGGAAGCGGCAAAGGACGCCGATGTCCTGATTACCGACGTCTGGGCCTCCCTGGGTCAGGAAAGCGAAACGCAGAAGCGCCGGGTCGCCTTCAAGGGCTATCAGATCAACGACGACGTGCTCGCGGCGGCCAAACCCGACGTGATGATTCAGCATTGCCTGCCCGCCCACCGGGAGGAAGAAATCACGACGAAGATCTTCGAAGACCACGCCGCGGAAATCTTCGACGAGGCCGAAAACCGGATTCACGCTCAGAAGGCCGTATTGGTGAAACTCTTGGGAAAAAAGGCCGAATAA
- a CDS encoding aspartate aminotransferase family protein: MNFEELKQKDSTNIANTYARNDVAFVRGEGALLYDTEGKEYIDFSSGIGVNALGACDKIWQEAVAKQAGALAHISNLFYTVPQVELATLLCGKTGMKKVFFCNSGAEANEGAIKCARKYSFDKYGEGRYEIITLVDSFHGRTMATLSATGQEHFHHFFMPFLDGFQYAKPNDIEDLKQKIGPKTCAVMIETVQGEGGVQALDAAYIKEIADICAEKDLLLIVDEVQTGNGRTGWLYSYMAFGITPDIVTTAKGLAGGLPFGAVLMGEKCEKTLDSGSHGSTFGGNPVAAAGAVSVFTRLTDQLLAGVKEKEKIIDKILGKCENIESISGMGLMKGVALKGKDAKAVLKECLNKGLVVLTAKEKIRLLPPLNIEDSVLEKGLTILKEVIEQ, from the coding sequence ATGAATTTTGAAGAATTAAAACAAAAAGACAGCACAAATATCGCCAATACCTACGCCCGCAATGACGTGGCCTTTGTGCGCGGCGAGGGCGCGCTTCTCTACGACACCGAAGGCAAAGAATACATTGATTTTTCCAGCGGCATCGGCGTAAACGCCCTGGGCGCCTGCGACAAGATCTGGCAGGAGGCCGTCGCCAAGCAGGCCGGCGCTCTCGCCCACATCTCCAATCTTTTTTATACGGTTCCCCAGGTGGAGCTGGCGACGCTCCTTTGCGGGAAAACCGGCATGAAAAAAGTCTTTTTCTGCAACTCGGGGGCCGAGGCCAATGAAGGGGCCATCAAATGCGCCCGGAAATATTCCTTTGACAAATACGGCGAAGGCCGCTACGAGATCATCACCCTCGTGGACAGCTTTCACGGGCGGACCATGGCCACGCTGTCGGCGACCGGACAGGAGCATTTCCACCATTTTTTCATGCCCTTCCTGGACGGCTTCCAGTACGCGAAGCCCAATGACATCGAAGACCTCAAGCAAAAAATCGGACCGAAGACCTGCGCCGTCATGATCGAGACCGTGCAGGGCGAAGGGGGCGTGCAGGCCCTGGACGCCGCCTACATCAAGGAAATCGCCGACATTTGCGCCGAAAAAGACCTGCTGCTCATCGTGGACGAAGTCCAGACCGGAAACGGCCGCACGGGTTGGCTCTATTCCTATATGGCCTTCGGGATCACGCCCGATATCGTGACGACCGCCAAGGGTCTCGCGGGCGGGCTCCCCTTCGGCGCTGTCCTCATGGGGGAAAAATGTGAGAAAACGCTGGATTCAGGTTCCCACGGCAGCACCTTCGGCGGAAACCCCGTCGCGGCCGCCGGGGCCGTCAGTGTTTTTACCCGGCTCACCGATCAATTGCTCGCGGGCGTCAAAGAAAAAGAAAAAATCATTGACAAAATCCTCGGAAAATGTGAAAATATAGAATCCATATCAGGCATGGGCCTCATGAAAGGCGTCGCCCTCAAAGGGAAAGACGCCAAGGCCGTACTCAAAGAATGTCTGAACAAAGGCCTTGTGGTCCTGACAGCCAAGGAGAAAATCCGCCTGCTGCCCCCGCTCAATATCGAAGACAGCGTGCTGGAGAAGGGACTGACCATATTGAAAGAGGTGATTGAACAATGA
- a CDS encoding class I SAM-dependent methyltransferase: protein MASNPWENFPPDIYETHMGLADVGQLQMLSRITKEQLGAFEISSIMILGIAGGNGLEHVDPAKFDLIVGIDINSDFLTICASRYEDFGEKLLLLNLDFNDPGTILPYADLVIANLFLEYVDTDAFAEKVAASGAKHVSVVYQENRAESFVSTSPYAGNFAEIGKLHKDVDGRALTLAMKKFGYGTGESKSYELPNGKGFIRLDFSRMPL, encoded by the coding sequence ATGGCTTCAAATCCTTGGGAGAATTTTCCTCCGGACATATACGAAACCCACATGGGTCTTGCCGATGTGGGGCAATTGCAAATGCTTTCCCGCATCACGAAAGAGCAACTGGGCGCTTTTGAAATCTCTTCCATAATGATTCTGGGGATCGCGGGCGGGAACGGCCTCGAGCATGTGGATCCCGCAAAATTTGACCTCATTGTGGGCATCGACATCAACTCTGATTTTTTGACTATATGCGCATCGCGCTATGAGGATTTCGGCGAAAAACTGCTGCTCCTGAATCTGGATTTCAACGACCCCGGGACGATTCTCCCCTACGCGGATCTGGTTATCGCCAACCTCTTCCTCGAGTACGTCGACACGGATGCTTTCGCGGAAAAAGTCGCGGCATCCGGCGCGAAACACGTTTCTGTGGTCTATCAAGAAAACCGCGCCGAGAGCTTTGTGTCCACCTCCCCATACGCAGGGAATTTTGCGGAGATCGGCAAATTGCACAAAGACGTGGACGGTAGGGCGCTGACGCTGGCCATGAAAAAGTTCGGATACGGAACAGGGGAAAGCAAGTCCTATGAGCTTCCCAACGGGAAGGGTTTTATACGGCTTGATTTTTCACGAATGCCGCTTTGA
- the argB gene encoding acetylglutamate kinase produces MINQNDKAQILIEALPYIQKYQKGILVVKYGGNAMLNPELKDMVMKDLILLQTIGVKVVLVHGGGPEIADMLKKIGKESKFLNGLRVTDDETMDVVQMILAGKTNKDLVNILETNGGKALGLSGVDGHMLIAKKLGDEYGNVGDITKINTQIIYDTLEAGYIPVISTIACDDEGRVYNINADTAAAAIAGALKAKSLIALTDVKGLLRDVKDENSLITEVRVSDVKALIKEGVISGGMIPKIDSCVYAVRQGVERAFIIDGRIPHSILIETMTDAGIGTMFTNL; encoded by the coding sequence ATGATCAATCAGAACGATAAAGCACAGATACTCATCGAAGCGCTACCCTACATCCAGAAATACCAGAAGGGCATTCTCGTCGTCAAATACGGCGGCAACGCCATGCTGAATCCCGAGCTCAAGGACATGGTCATGAAGGACCTGATCCTGTTGCAGACCATCGGCGTCAAAGTTGTCCTCGTCCACGGCGGCGGACCGGAGATCGCCGATATGTTGAAAAAAATCGGCAAGGAATCGAAGTTTTTGAACGGGCTTCGGGTGACCGACGACGAGACCATGGACGTCGTGCAGATGATCCTCGCCGGGAAAACGAACAAAGATCTCGTGAATATCCTTGAGACCAACGGCGGCAAGGCCCTGGGCCTCTCGGGCGTCGACGGCCATATGCTGATCGCGAAAAAACTGGGCGACGAATACGGCAACGTGGGCGACATCACGAAAATTAATACGCAAATTATCTACGATACCCTGGAGGCGGGTTATATCCCAGTGATTTCCACGATCGCCTGCGACGACGAGGGCCGCGTGTACAACATCAACGCCGATACGGCGGCGGCCGCCATAGCCGGCGCCCTGAAGGCCAAGAGTCTCATTGCCTTGACCGACGTCAAGGGCCTTTTGCGGGACGTCAAGGATGAAAACAGCCTGATTACCGAAGTGCGGGTATCCGATGTCAAGGCTCTGATCAAGGAAGGCGTGATCTCAGGCGGCATGATCCCCAAGATCGACAGTTGCGTATACGCCGTGCGGCAGGGCGTGGAACGGGCCTTTATCATCGACGGCCGGATTCCCCATTCCATTTTGATTGAAACCATGACGGACGCCGGTATCGGCACCATGTTTACCAATCTTTGA
- a CDS encoding DNA-deoxyinosine glycosylase — MARDAKEATIPHNIPPFYEKTSKILILGSFPSVKSREARFFYNHPQNRFWKVLAGIFGEPVPLDKPEKLSFLKRRRIALWDVVAACGISGSSDSSIKNVVPNDLGPILAAASIRAIFTNGGTASRLYARYQGKTSGIEAVPLPSTSPANAAFSLEKLIECWSVIRNHLE, encoded by the coding sequence ATGGCCCGCGACGCCAAGGAAGCAACGATTCCGCACAATATTCCGCCCTTTTACGAAAAGACGTCCAAAATACTGATTTTAGGCAGCTTCCCTTCGGTCAAATCCAGGGAGGCGCGGTTTTTCTACAATCATCCGCAAAACCGCTTCTGGAAGGTGCTGGCGGGTATTTTCGGCGAACCTGTCCCATTGGACAAGCCGGAAAAACTGTCTTTTCTGAAAAGACGCCGCATCGCCCTCTGGGATGTGGTCGCGGCCTGCGGGATCAGCGGATCCAGCGACAGTTCCATCAAGAATGTCGTTCCCAACGATCTCGGGCCTATCCTTGCAGCGGCCTCCATCCGGGCGATTTTTACCAACGGGGGAACGGCTTCCCGGCTCTATGCCCGCTATCAGGGGAAAACGAGCGGAATCGAAGCCGTGCCGCTGCCGTCCACGAGTCCCGCCAACGCGGCGTTTTCTTTGGAAAAGCTCATCGAATGCTGGTCCGTGATTCGGAATCACTTGGAATAA
- a CDS encoding DUF1667 domain-containing protein, whose product MTREMICIVCPMGCRLTVDTESLAVTGNTCERGEKYAVEEVRAPMRVITSTVRIEGALYRRLPVKTSRAIPKALNFQCIAALKGIRLKSPVRAGQVILKDILGTGADIVATRSM is encoded by the coding sequence GTGACCAGAGAAATGATCTGTATTGTCTGCCCCATGGGCTGCCGACTTACCGTGGATACGGAAAGTCTCGCGGTCACCGGGAACACCTGCGAGCGGGGGGAAAAATACGCTGTCGAAGAGGTGAGGGCGCCCATGCGCGTCATCACATCCACGGTCCGGATAGAGGGGGCCCTTTACCGGCGGCTTCCGGTCAAGACAAGCCGCGCGATCCCCAAGGCGCTCAATTTTCAATGTATCGCGGCCTTGAAAGGGATACGGCTCAAATCCCCGGTGAGGGCCGGGCAAGTGATCCTAAAAGACATCCTTGGCACGGGCGCGGATATCGTCGCGACCCGGTCCATGTAA
- a CDS encoding amidohydrolase, whose amino-acid sequence MKTKIAQLADKYLEKIMELRRELHKIPELGFEEFKTAEVIKRELTKLGIPFQDKIATTGIVGLIKGAKPGKTVLLRADMDALPIQEESRHAFRSEHPGKMHACGHDGHTAGLLGAAMILNELKGELAGTVKLLFQPAEEGPGGAKPMVEAGILENPKVDAAFACHIWPVYPAGKIGIRDGYMMSHPTGFEILIQGLGGHGSQPDKTIDPIVIGCQVVTNFQNIISRRKSAFRPGVLSVGSIHAGEANNVIPDTLTMKGTIRAFDEGLTDEILKQMDAILKGITEAYGASYKFNYTHMYPAVKNDHAMFEFSKEVLSEVVGKDNVVVMEEPIMGSEDFSYIGNVVPSNYYFVGVRDEGEDIESINHHPKLFWHEKHLRVNAVSLALLAATYLGKE is encoded by the coding sequence ATGAAGACAAAAATCGCACAGTTGGCGGACAAGTATCTGGAAAAAATCATGGAATTGAGACGGGAATTGCACAAAATCCCGGAATTGGGTTTTGAGGAATTCAAGACCGCCGAAGTTATCAAGCGGGAACTGACCAAGTTGGGGATTCCTTTTCAGGACAAAATCGCGACAACGGGGATTGTGGGCCTGATCAAGGGCGCAAAGCCCGGGAAAACCGTTCTCTTGCGCGCGGATATGGACGCGCTACCGATCCAGGAAGAGAGCAGACACGCCTTCCGCTCGGAGCATCCGGGCAAAATGCACGCCTGCGGTCATGATGGCCACACGGCCGGGCTTTTGGGCGCGGCCATGATCCTCAATGAATTGAAAGGAGAACTGGCCGGCACGGTGAAGCTGCTGTTCCAGCCGGCGGAAGAGGGGCCCGGCGGCGCGAAGCCCATGGTGGAAGCGGGAATCCTCGAAAACCCCAAAGTGGACGCGGCCTTTGCCTGTCATATCTGGCCCGTATATCCCGCCGGGAAAATCGGCATCCGGGACGGCTATATGATGAGCCATCCCACGGGATTTGAGATCCTGATCCAGGGCTTGGGCGGCCACGGTTCCCAGCCGGACAAAACCATCGATCCCATCGTGATCGGCTGTCAGGTCGTCACGAATTTCCAGAACATCATCTCCAGAAGAAAATCGGCCTTTCGGCCGGGCGTTCTTTCCGTGGGGAGTATCCATGCCGGAGAGGCCAATAACGTCATTCCCGATACGCTCACCATGAAAGGGACGATCCGGGCCTTCGACGAAGGGCTGACCGATGAGATCCTCAAACAGATGGACGCGATCCTCAAGGGGATCACGGAAGCCTATGGCGCAAGCTACAAGTTCAATTACACGCATATGTACCCGGCCGTCAAAAACGACCACGCCATGTTTGAATTTTCCAAAGAAGTGCTCTCGGAAGTCGTGGGGAAGGACAATGTGGTCGTCATGGAAGAACCGATCATGGGGTCGGAGGACTTTTCCTACATCGGAAACGTGGTCCCCTCGAACTATTATTTCGTCGGCGTCCGCGATGAAGGCGAAGACATCGAGTCCATCAACCATCACCCGAAATTGTTCTGGCATGAGAAGCATCTGCGCGTAAACGCCGTATCTCTGGCGCTTCTGGCGGCCACATATCTCGGGAAGGAGTAA